Sequence from the Cellulomonas fimi ATCC 484 genome:
GGCCGCCAGGCCGAGCACCAGCCCGGCGAGCACCCCGACCCCGGCACCGACCGCGAACCGGACGAGGCTGACACCGAGAGCGGGACCGAGGGTGCCCGCGACGACGAGGTCGGCACCGGCCGCCGCGACGGCCCACGGCGCGGGGAGCCCACGTGCACCGGCACCCGCGGCCAGCGACCACACGGCCAGCACCACGACCACCCCGAGCCACGGCACGAGAAGCTCCCGCGCGCGCGTCAGCGCCGCCCCACCCATCGCGTCCCCCTGCTCCGGTCGGTGGCGCGACCGTAGCGACCCGCCGCACCCGGACCGGGAGTCGTCCCAGGTGCTGGGCGCGGCAGCGGACCCGGCGACGGGCGCCCGGGAGGTGCGCCTAGGATCGCCGACGTGAGCGACCTGCCGAGCCCGATCCCGAGCGACCTGGCGCGGCTGCGCCACAGCATCGACAACATCGACGCGGCGCTCGTCTACCTGCTCGCCGAGCGGTTCAAGGCGACGCAGCAGGTCGGCGTCCTCAAGGCCGAGCACGGCCTGCCCCCGTCGGACCCGGGCCGCGAGGAGCAGCAGGTCGCGCGCCTGCGGGACCTCGCGCACCAGGCAGACCTCGACCCGGTGTTCGCGGAGAAGTTCCTCGCGTTCATCGTCGAGGAGGTCATCCGCCACCACGAGGCGATCGCGCAGGACCACGCGGCGGAGCGCGCGCAGCAGGTCTGACCCGCCCCGGGGTGGCGGGCCGACCGCATCCGGACGAGGGTAGGAGGGGTCAGCTCCGGCAGGCAGCGCGGGCGCTGCACGTGCCGCGCGCCCCGCCGGGGACCGTCGACCCACTCACGAGGTGCTGCATGGATCTGCACTGGCTGAAGCCCCTGCTCGGGCGCCCGGCGCCGTTCACGACCGTCTACCTGGACGTGACACGCGCCGACGTCGCAGGGGAGGCCGAGGCGGCCGACCGGTGGAGGGCCGTGCGCCGTTCGCTCGAGCGCGAGGGAGCGCCCGCGGCCGTGCTGGACGAGATCGGCGAGCTCGTCGCCGTGCCGACGGGCGTGAAGGGGCCGCACGGCCGGGTCGTCGTCGCCGACGCCGAGGGGGTCCGCGTCGACCGCGTGCTGTCCGAGCCGCCCGCCCAGCCGCTCGCCGTGTTCGGGCCTGCCCCCGCGCTGCTCCCCGCCGTGCGGGCCGCGGAGGAGACCGTCGACTACGTGCTCGTCGAGGTGGACCGCAACGGCGCGGACCTCACGTGGCACACGGGCGACGCCGGCCGCACGGGCGACGGGAGCGACGTCGAGCACGTCGAGGGCGGCCACGACGACGTGCACAAGGTCAAGGAGGGCGCGCTGTCCCGCCGGACGCAGACGCGCGCCGAGGACTCGTGGGAGCGCAACGCGGAGGCGGTCGCCGCGACGCTCGCCCGCCGGGTCGCCGAGCGTGCGCCGGACCTGGTGATCCTCACCGGTGACGTGCGGGCCGTGGGGTTGGTGCGCGACGAGGTCGACCAGCACGTGCGGGAGGTCCTCGTCGAGGTGCCGGGCGGGGCGCGCGGCGAGGGCGTGAAGCGGGACGCCTTCGGCGCGAAGGTCGCCGACGCCCTGGACGCGTTCCGCAACCGGCGGCGCGAGGCGGTGCTCGCCCGGTTTCGCGAGGGGCAGGGTCGCGGCGGCGGCACGGTCACGGCGATGGACGACGTGATCGACGTGCTGCGCCGCGGCCAGGTCGACGAGCTCGTGCTGCACGAGTCGACGCTCGCGTCCGGCCTCGCCGACACCGAGCTGTGGGTCGGGCCCGAGCCGCTGCAGGTCGGCACGAGCGGCGCCGACCTCGACGCGCTGGGCGTGGGCGAGGACGCGCGGCGTCGGCTGCCCGCGGGCGTCGCGCTGGTGCGGGCGGCGCTCGGTCAGGACGCGGGGGTGACGTTCGCCGAGGACGGCAGCGTCGAGCTCGTCGACGGGATCGGCGCCGTGCTGCGCTGGTCGGACGGCTCGACGCCGAGCGAGTCGGTGCCGACGCAGTCCGCCGACCAGCGCCGCCTGCGCAACGTGGTCTGACGCGAGGCCCGCCGCCGCGCGGCGACAGCCGTCCGGTCGTCGCCGCGCGGTGTGCTGCGGGTGTGCTCGTCGGCCGCGGGGAAGGCGGCGCGTCAGCCGTCGCCGCGGGTGTCCACGTACAGCGCGTCGATGTCCGCGGCGAAGTCCTTGAGCACGAGAGCGCGCTTCACCTTGAGCGAGGGCGTGAGGTAGCCGTTCGCCTCGGTGAGGTCGGTCGGCAGGACGCGGATCTTGCGGATCGACTCGGCACGCGAGACGGCCTCGTTGGCGCGCTCGACCGCCCGGTCGAGCGCCTCGAGCACGCGCGGGTCGGTCCCGGCCGTGACGGCGTCCATGGCCGGCATCCCGTGGTTGGACAGCCAGCCGGGCAGCATCTCCTCGTCGAGCGTGACGAGCGCGCCGATGAACGGGCGCTGGTCGCCGACGACGACCACCTGGCTGACGATCGGGTGGCCGCGCAGCCGGTCCTCGAGCACCGCGGGGGCGACGTTCTTGCCGCCCGCGGTGACGATGATCTCCTTGGTGCGACCGGTGATGCGCAGGTAGCCGTCGTCGTCGAGCGTGCCCAGGTCACCCGTGCGGAACCACCCGTCGACGAGCGCGTGCGCGGTGGCCTCGGCGTCGTGCCGGTAGCCGCGGAACACGTGCGGGCCCGACACCCAGATGCCGCCCTCGTCGTCGACGCGCACCGCGGTGCCGGGGAACGCCGGGCCGACGGACCCGACCTTCGTCAGGCCTGGGCGGTTGACGGTCGTCGGCGCGGTCGTCTCGGTGAGGCCGTAACCCTCGAGCACCCGCACGCCGATGCCGCGGTAGAAGTGCCCGAGCCGCTCGCCGAGCGGCGCCCCGCCCGAGATCGCCCACTCGGCGCGACCGCCCAGGGCGTCGCGCAGGCGCCGGTGCACGAGGCGTCCCGCGAGCCGGTGCTGCGCGGTGAGCGCGGCCGACGGGCCCGACGGGGTGTCGAGCGCACGCGAGTAGGTGATCGCGACCTTGGCGGCCCAGCGGAACAGGCGCAGCTTCGTGCCGCCGCCGGCCTTCTGCTCGGCGGAGTTGTAGACCTTCTCGAAGACGCGCGGCACCGCGAGCACGAACGTCGGCTGGAACGCCGCCAGGTCCCGCAGCAGGTTGCGCGTGTCCGGGGTGTGACCGAGCACGGCACCCGAGGGGATGCAGAGCACCTCGATGTACCGGGCGAACACGTGCGCGAGCGGCATGAACAGCAGCGTGCGCGAGTGCGGCTCGGCGCAGACCTCCGCGAGACCGGCGACGCCGTTGAGCGTGTGCACGACGAAGGTGCCGTGCGTGAGCTCGACGCCCTTGGGCCGTCCCGTCGTGCCCGACGTGTAGATCACCGTCGCGAGGTCGTCGCGGCCCGCGAGGGCTGCCCGCCGGTCGATCTCCTCGTCCGGCACCGCGGCACCGTCGGCGACGAGCGCGT
This genomic interval carries:
- a CDS encoding chorismate mutase; amino-acid sequence: MSDLPSPIPSDLARLRHSIDNIDAALVYLLAERFKATQQVGVLKAEHGLPPSDPGREEQQVARLRDLAHQADLDPVFAEKFLAFIVEEVIRHHEAIAQDHAAERAQQV
- a CDS encoding AMP-dependent synthetase/ligase yields the protein MREFDSPTDVQVDERANIPGLLAQRLARDPDGVLAERPTGPDGAWVPVTVAAFAAEVRAVAKGLVARGVEPGDRVALMSRTRYEWTLVDFAIWTAGAVGVPVYETSSPEQVRWIAADTGAKVAVVETPAHAQVVGQVRDDLPGLAHVVVIDDGGLDALVADGAAVPDEEIDRRAALAGRDDLATVIYTSGTTGRPKGVELTHGTFVVHTLNGVAGLAEVCAEPHSRTLLFMPLAHVFARYIEVLCIPSGAVLGHTPDTRNLLRDLAAFQPTFVLAVPRVFEKVYNSAEQKAGGGTKLRLFRWAAKVAITYSRALDTPSGPSAALTAQHRLAGRLVHRRLRDALGGRAEWAISGGAPLGERLGHFYRGIGVRVLEGYGLTETTAPTTVNRPGLTKVGSVGPAFPGTAVRVDDEGGIWVSGPHVFRGYRHDAEATAHALVDGWFRTGDLGTLDDDGYLRITGRTKEIIVTAGGKNVAPAVLEDRLRGHPIVSQVVVVGDQRPFIGALVTLDEEMLPGWLSNHGMPAMDAVTAGTDPRVLEALDRAVERANEAVSRAESIRKIRVLPTDLTEANGYLTPSLKVKRALVLKDFAADIDALYVDTRGDG